The Salvelinus namaycush isolate Seneca chromosome 8, SaNama_1.0, whole genome shotgun sequence genome has a segment encoding these proteins:
- the LOC120052730 gene encoding fructose-bisphosphate aldolase A-like, producing the protein MPHSFPFLSTEQKKELSDIAQKIVAPGKGILAADESTGSVAKRFQSINAENTEENRRLYRQLLFTADRVEPCIGGVIFFHETLYQKTDDGKLFPQLIKERDMVVGIKVDKGVVPLAGTNGETTTQGLDGLYERCAQYKKDGADFAKWRCVLKITDTTPSELAIKENANVLARYASICQMHGIVPIVEPEILPDGDHDLKRCQYVTEKVLAAVYKALSDHHVYLEGTLLKPNMVTPGHSCSQKYSNQEIAMATVTALRRTVPPAVPGITFLSGGQSEEEASINLNAMNQCPLHRPWAITFSYGRALQASALKAWGGKPENGKACQEEFIKRALNNSKACQGKYVSSGDKGAAGGESLYVANHAY; encoded by the exons ATGCCTCACTCATTCCCATTCCTCTCTACGGAGCAGAAGAAGGAGCTCAGTGATATTGCTCAGAAGATCGTCGCTCCCGGCAAAGGAATCCTTGCTGCCGATGAGTCCACAG GCAGCGTGGCCAAGCGCTTCCAAAGCATCAACGCTGAGAACACTGAGGAGAACCGCCGTCTTTACCGCCAGCTCCTCTTCACGGCCGACCGTGTAGAGCCATGCATCGGCGGAGTCATCTTCTTCCATGAGACCCTGTACCAGAAGACAGACGACGGCAAACTGTTCCCCCAGCTCATCAAGGAGAGGGACATGGTGGTGGGCATCAAGGTGGACAAAGGTGTCGTCCCCCTGGCCGGGACCAACGGAGAGACCACCACTCAGG gTCTGGATGGGCTGTACGAGCGGTGTGCCCAGTACAAAAAGGACGGAGCTGACTTTGCTAAGTGGCGTTGTGTGCTGAAGATCACTGATACCACCCCCTCAGAGCTGGCCATCAAGGAGAATGCCAATGTGCTGGCCCGCTACGCCAGTATCTGCCAGATg CATGGCATCGTGCCCATCGTGGAGCCCGAGATCCTGCCAGACGGAGACCATGACCTGAAGCGCTGCCAGTATGTCACTGAGAAG GTTCTGGCTGCAGTGTATAAGGCTTTGTCTGACCACCATGTGTACCTGGAGGGCACCCTGCTGAagcccaacatggtcaccccagGACACTCCTGCTCCCAAAAGTACAGCAACCAGGAGATAGCCATGGCAACTGTCACCGCCCTGCGCCGCACCGTGCCCCCGGCTGTGCCTG GCATCACCTTCCTGTCTGGTGGCCAGTCTGAGGAGGAGGCCTCCATCAACCTGAATGCCATGAACCAGTGTCCCCTTCACCGGCCCTGGGCCATCACCTTCTCCTACGGCCGCGCCCTGCAGGCCTCCGCCCTCAAGGCCTGGGGAGGCAAGCCAGAGAATGGCAAGGCCTGCCAGGAGGAGTTCATCAAGAGAGCCCTG aacaacagcaaggcCTGTCAGGGCAAGTATGTTTCCTCTGGAGACAAGGGTGCCGCCGGTGGAGAATCCCTCTATGTGGCCAACCACGCCTATTAA